The sequence below is a genomic window from Pelmatolapia mariae isolate MD_Pm_ZW linkage group LG9, Pm_UMD_F_2, whole genome shotgun sequence.
GTCGTTTCCACTGCAGTAGAAATCGCCGGCGCCTGAAACGTGAGAACGAAGAGAACACGTGTTCACTTCAACACAAGACTGAAGGTTTCAGTCAGGAGTCGGAGTTTAGTCCCAGCGAGGACGCACCACCGCGTTTCCTCAGACTCATTCTCACCACGAACAGCAACAATTCATTCATGATGTTCAGTAACAGAAACATCTGCAGGCCTGATGATGAACCAGAAACATTCACACAGCAGCACAACTTTATTCATTTGACTCTTCTTCCTGTCAGCGGCTCGTTCTGGAAGCTCACAGGACCTGACACACagccccgtgtgtgtgtgtgtgtgtgtacctgtaaCGACGGTGATGACAGAGTCGTCCGTGGCCGCCTGCTCCAGAGCGGCGATGATCTCCTTGTACAtctgacaggaaacacaaatATAAGAAGAAAAGCAGTTTACATGTTTTAGTTTCAGAGTAGAGCTTCGGTCTGAAGCGTGGCTGACCTCGGTCGTGATGGCGTTCTTCTTGGCCGGTCGGTTCagtttgatggtggtgatgtCATCCTCCTTGGTGACCAACAGCGTCTCGTAGGTCGCACCGCTCCCAGCTGGCTGTGCGCTCACCTGGGCGGAGCTTCCAGTCTCTGCCTCCACCAGGGAGCCAATCAGGTCGCAGTACTTCTGTCGGGCTTCATCCTAACAGATTCAAACCAAAGAGGAAAGAACACAGCAGAGCGGCCTGTTAGCATCAAGAAGCTAAAGGAGGAGCAGGTCTGTGAGCTCCGAGCGCAGCGACGCTCTTTCATTCAGGAAAAACTTGAACCTGTCTGCAGCCGTTAACCTGAAGTCCCGAGACAATAAAAGACTTCCTACAGACAGCTGAGCAACGACCCTTCATCATTTATCTCCCTGCTGTGTTTGTACCTGTGAGATGGAGCCCAGAGACTTCCACGCGTCCCACTTGGCCTTGTTGACAAAGTCCAGCATGCCGGGTTTGGGAGCGTTGCAGGGACCCTGGGTGGCCTGAgcgaggaggaaaaggaggaagaggagcaggtgAACTTAAACTGAAGTCCTTCATGAACCCACACACCGGGACTTTTACACCGGGGCAGAGTTTTGAGCATCTCTGTCACACGTGTCGAGCTCAGCTTCACGTTAGCGCTCCGAGGAGACAAAGCTGCTGTTAGCAGACCACGCATGACTCCAGCCAATGACAGGAGATCAGCACGCTCCCACATCTGAACGCTGAGCACAGTTTTACTCACATCTTCAACCGAGATGACCGACCGCTGAAGAACGAGCAGAAACAGAAGCAGCTGCTGACCCCACAGCTGACCCCACAGCTGACCCCACAGCTGGCCCCACAGCTAACGTAAGACTCTGGCAGGTGGCAGCAGTGAAGCTCAGTAACGAGATGGAGCGACTTATATTTTCCTTCACTACCAAATCTAATCAGTCCCACAGTAACACCaattaaattagttttttacACTGAGGTTACTGAAAATTAGACACAGTTTTATGAAGTTTTCATAAGTatcattttttaaagcttttttttaaaggaggacatgattttttttgttttaaaaaaggtttgACAAATCTGGATTAACCATTTTAAAACCTGCTTTGAAAAGCTCCACGTGAGAATTTTCCAGAACACCAAATGTCTGAATGTGGAACATGTGGAACGTGTGGAACGTGTGGAACATGTGGGGAACTGGCACCTGTTTGAAGAGAGCATAGATCTTCAGTTTGACCTCGTTGCCCGGGTCGTTCTTCAGCGTCGACAGTTTGCTCTTCGCCTGCTCAAACTGCTCCACCGTCACACCTGAAAACACGcaatgacatcatcaccaagaATCCccgatcatcatcatcatcatcatcagtacaTGTGCTGTTTGAGCTCCTCAGGGCCTCTGAGATTAACGTGGAGAACTTACTGTGAGATTATAAAATcccagcagaaataaacatgataCAAACCTGCGCTGGGCTCTGTCCTCTCCGTCCCCATAATAACACCTGTTTATAACTCACTGTGCTTTGAAGGCTCTCCTGCTGCTGTGAACATCatggaggatgatgatgatgatgatgatgatactCACCCATCATGGGAGACGCTGTGGTGTGAAACTTCAGGCTGGGAATGTTGGATCGGACTGAGCTGGAAACAGAAGCACACACAGTGTTTACAATCATGACTAACCTGACTCACACTTTCACTACAGCTTCACCCAAACAGGCGCAGCTCAGTGATGAAGACTATTGCTGTGGCTTCTTCGTCATTTAAGAGCAGAACCTCCATCTTCAGAGTGAATATGAGCTATAACATGCTAGCCCACCTGTCTGCTCACCTGTGACCCGCTCACTGAATGAACAGAGGATGAAGCTGAGCCTCATCTTCACGTCATGTCTGAATGTGGAGCAAAGGTCGCGGCTAGCTGCAGCCATGCTAGCTGCAGCCATGCTAGCTGCTTATATAACAGCTGATATTTCTCCGCTTCGAGCGCGAGCAGCGCACCTGTCAGCCTCAGCCCGTCTCTGTGTGACACCTGAGTCTGACAGGTGTAGTTAGCTGTCAGGTAACCACAGACCCGCCGACACTCAGTGCTAACAGCCATGCTAACTGTTAGCTAGCTGTTAggaggtggctgtagctcaggaggtagagcaggtcacctactgatcggaaggtcggtggttcgatccctggctcctccagtctgcatgtcaagtatccttgggcaagatactaaccccaacttgctctccgatgcatccatcggagtatgaatgtgtatgaatgtcgTTAGAAAGCACTAAGTGTAGataaagtgcttgtgagaatgggtgtgattgggtgaatgaggcatgttgtatagagcgctttgagtactccgtgagagtagaaaagcgctctataagaatcagtccatttaactTCCTACAGACTTTTCTAACTACAGTTAGCATCTAAACTTCTGGTTCCGCCTCAAACACCCCGCACCGGCGGGCCTCCCCGGTCATACCTTGTTAATGTGACACGGCGCCAGACAGCGGAGCACCTCAGGGCGACGCCGGCCATTAAAGCGCAGATCCGGGGGTCCAAGGTTCGGGAGGACGGGCTAAGGCGGTGAAAGGTTAACTAGCGTCGCCACAGTGGAGCTAATCAGCGGCTAACATGTTTACATCGCTGCTCCCGCCCACGCCGTCATCTCCTGCTCTCCCATTGGTTAAAGAGAACAGCTGcatgtcttcctctctctctgtttcctgtcagtcCTGACAGTATCTATGGAATaaagccaaaaaataaataaagtcagcTTCAACACAGACTGAGCTCacatgatttgatttgattagtAATAGAAACTAATAAAATggacagactgtatataaaagatggctgtagCACAGTTGTGGAGCCTCTTGCTGCCACCATGTTGCTTTCTGTGTccagaagtgaccatatttaAGAGGCTATGAGCTGATGTCAGCATCACACAGACATAGGTACCTTCTCATTAAGTAtccaatccaattttatttataacgcactttaaaatacccagcacaggaacaaagtgctgtacagaaaataagttaaaacaatagaataacagaaaacagcaagGCTGTAGCAGCTTagagagataagatggggcgaggccatggagagctttaaaagcaaaaaaaaatttttttaaaatgaatcctaaaagaaatgggcagccagtgaagtgaagctaaaacaGGGGAAATGTGCTCAAACTTTCGAGGGCCAGTTAAAAGACGAGCTGCGGCATTTTGCACCCTCTGTAGTTGGGTAATATATGATGCGCTGACCccaatataaagtgcattacagtGATCCAGCCGAGTGCTAACAAAGGCGTGGATCACTGTCTCAAAGTGCTGCCGTGAAagaattggctttatttttggCAGCTGCCTGAGCTGAAAGAAGCTAGATTTTACCACTGCCCTAATCTGACAGTCAAACTTCAGATCACAGTCCACTTTGACCCCCAGGTTTGTGACAGTTGGCTTAACATACTGGGCCAGGGAATCTAAATACACATTGGGGGTCTCAGTGGGGCTACCAAAAACCATCACCTCTGTCTTTTTatcattgaattttaaaaagttgacaGACATCCAAGCCTTAATGTCATCGAGACACTGGAGTAATGGCTGTGTGAGGTATCTGCCTTTTTCCTTTAGAGggacatagatctgacagtcatcagcataaaagTGGAAAGCAATGCCGTGCTTTCTCAGtacagaaccaagaggaagcagatataaagagaagaggagggggcCTAGAACTGAGCCCTGTGGGACACCACACAAGAGGGGAGCGGAGGACGACACATAGTCACCGAGACTGACACAGAAAGTTCGCCCCGCCAAGTAGGACCTGAACCACTCCAGTGCTGTGCCCCTAATGCCCACCCAGTGCTCCAAACGAGAGAAAATGGCATGATCCACTGTATCAAACGCAGCTGTCAAATCTAAAAGCACAAGAACAACACAATCCCCAGCATCAGTCGCTAAAAATAtgtcattaaaaacttttaaaagggcTGATTCAGTGCTgtgaaaggctttaaaaccagatTGGAAAACCTGTTTGATCTCTGGAGATCAAACAGTCTGTGTATCAGTCTGTGAgcatgattatttttttaacctttattgaCAGAAATTATCAAAGACAAGTCAAGGAAACAGACCAGTATTGTAACAATTTACATTATAAAGATGGTGAAGCAAGTCATTTTAACTTCAAAGGGACAAAATAAAGTATCTGGGGTATAATAATAAGGAACATAGGCCTTTTGACACAGGCAGGAATATTCAGAATAGCAAGTACTTTGTGGTTTTACAGTATAGTACAGCagtttttttattcatatttgaaATAAGCTTAAGTGActtaaaataatgacaaaagtAATTGAAGAAGACTGTAAACAGAGGAGAGGCATTCTTCCACttacatgaatgaataaaaTAGTTACACAGCAGTATTACAAAACTGACGACGTCTGAGATTTCAGAATCCAGATTGTCCATAAAGTAAAGAACATCCTCAGATGTGAAGGAAGGTATATTGGAAACTCTGAGTGAAACCCAACAGTGTATTTCAAACCAAAAAGCATCAACATACTGACGAGGGAAAAATAGATGCTCTAATGTTTCTGGATCGGAAGAACAGAAAAGAGTTGGTGTCAAACTTAAACCTTTTATACAGGAAGTCTCCAACTGGATAGATGCTGAagtgtttctttcattttaggCGCAGGTGGGTATTTTAGGTCAAAAGAAAATGACTTTTCTTTCAACATGCTATCAAGGTCATGTCTGACATTGACATTATAGTTACAGATTACTATTTGCTTACAGGTGTTAGAGATTAACTTATTATTAAATTGTTTGCCCTTTATTGAGGCATTACCTATCGTCAGTGAAGGTAAGTATGTTCTTATTAGTGAATACTTTAAAGTATTTATGATAAGATTTAACAACGGTGTGGGTATCACTCTACAAAccttattataattattaaatgaaacgtCTAATTTATGTTTATCAATAAATTCTTCGTATGATAgcaagtttctgtttttatcaaGCAGatcaacaataaaacacacaccgCTATCATAGCAGTCTGATTTAAATAAGGATTCTTATTGATGACTATGACCCTGTTATTCCACAACACAGAATTGTGGGTGAAAATTAGTTTCCCAAAACTCAAAGCTTGCTTATAGAAACGAGACATCTTAAGAGGAATCTTAGATATTTCATAATCACATTTGAGCAAAAAATCTACCCCCGACCTTATTAAAGAGTTTGTTTGGTACCACATAGACTGAGGGAAATGCAGTCTTTAATCCATCTGAGCCTGAACGCAGCAATAATGGATTCAAAGTCTAAAGCTTTCAAGCCCCCATTTTCATAGTCTTTAACTAATTGGGATTTGCGtatataatgtgttttattcttccaaataaagctgaatATAATAGAATTGGACAGTTTAATCATTTTAGGAGATGTAAAAATTGAATAACAAGGGTATATGAGTCTTGAAGGTCCTGCTTTAGACAGTAAGATACGACCTAATGTGGATAAATCACGTGTTAGCCaatgattaaatattttttttaactacatttAATCTGGGAGTTATGTTATTATTCTCTCCATCATTAATATTTTTACTGATTATTAAACCAAGGTATTTTATCTCCTCTCTTACTGGGATATAGTTAATAATACTTTGATTACAGCTGTGTACAGCTaagatttcacattttttaaggTTTAGTGTTAAGCTGGATGCTTTgagaatgaaaggattttattAATTGCAATAGAGACCATATTTACATTCTTTAGAAATAAGGCAGTGACTAATTTTAAATTCTTTATCAAGAATTTTTATTCCTTCCAGATCTGAAGAGAGTTTGATATGAATGGCaagcatttctgctgcaacaatAAACAATAACGGGTTAATAGGGCATCtgttagatttgtattgttgattgtcatttatgcttagaaatatctactcatatatgcttagagttgtATAATCAATGTTATGTtggtagaggtttgatccttagtagtctgtgGAGACtctggccgtttatcaatgcccaagtacgcgagtacgtactcgcgtgctcggtgagtacgtactcgccgagaacgcgagcacggactcgtgggccgtctctcaattctcaagtacgcgagcacggactcgtgatttgtaccagcgtacgtgatgatgtcacaggtccggagtttttactgccgtcccctcttaatttaactgtaagtaacatgttatgaagcttaactttaatcacagccaaaccggtttactcaggaacaaataaaacactgaaataaaccaaacattaacatttagaagtgatctaagtgacttatatatcattgttaacctcagtagtgaaacctctattaataaaaatagtgtacatgtacatacgtgtacataccttaataaaaacaagcaggtgagatgttagaacgcttttatttctattctagtggacactcaatactatagacagctgctggggtttctttaacctgagtagtgagaagtccgcgagcggtttggggggggggttggaaacgatgtgccgggagtccgctgttgagttttggacgaaatgcattctgggatatttagctgtcccaagtctacaccgatgcatgctcgataaaacgggcggatcgagaacacatccgggactttttcgcgttctcggcgtgatgcgtacttcgaattggaacagtacttggtctccgactgatgacgtatcacgagtacacgagaacgcaagtacgcacaagtacgcatattgataaacgccctcTGTGTGCCCACACACAACTTAAGGTCAGAGGAAAGGTTATATCTGctcttactgatttatggtataggaggacacctactctgtatctggttaagtataagagccttttgtttagatggaccgctagactcctggcaccagctttggggagtcttcaCAGGTTCATactctgaacacacacacacacacacacacacacacgtacacacacacacacacacacttacaaaacgcacaggcaaggtactctttgtttgtatgtagacgtcatatgttaatgaacctatgtatattcatgtaacctcaataaaagagcagtgttacggggaagcggacgagagcaactggggtcaggCGAAGGAACGACGGTTGTCCAGTTGGTCTCCCTCGTATACGAGAATCATAAAGAGCTCTGCTTGGTGTTCAATGCTTTTGCTGTGGAGTTAAATTGTCTCGTTCCAGCGGTGGGCCTGTGCTAGACAGACCCAACAGCATCCCTGCCGAATGCCACGAttaattttaaaactattaGAAAACCTTTGATTGAGAGCAATACTACTTTTTATATGTACAACATTTTCACTACACTAACAAATCTGGGACCCAAACCCACAGCCTCCAGAGCTTTAAATAAAGAATTATGCTCCAAAGAATCAAAAGCTTTAAAGAAATCAGGAAATAAAATAAGGCTATCATGAGGAATTAAATGATTGTAATCCAACATatctttttcttgctttttgtctgtcccatttggttctttagccgtccaAATTgctgtctgaagaccaacaaggatacccaatggatttactttgccaaatggatcatcatggcattgccgtattggtccatttgatcaacctttgttgttattatttattttattttattttcaattgttacagacgggacagacatgactgagggataggaaagggagaaagaaagagaggaaggaaaagaaaaacagaaggaaagagggacagtgagaaagggcacttaaaaagacaaagaaaaaaaaatctcctggatcacctgttgagagaaaaagaagagaaaacaacatactaaacacaacaccatcatgttaatctagctaagtgtaaacagcagtaaatactaaatattgaatgttgttgtgcagcacagacagcgcacaatgtgctttgaagtagcagctaagaaaggtgtagtttatgtctacgaacagtgaacacccgtgtgtacacctgtgtggatcagcgcgcttgtatacaaaaggtttccccatgtaacggtctgctagaggtgtggagggccatagccccgtcccccagggcatgaagcaggcatggaggagatccaggctccagacatccagaggccccagagtgcgagagcccaaggaggaccaccggaggggcatccgtgccaccctcctgggaagggctgaggagatccccagatgaggggtcacccagtagccacggagcagaagccagagggggctgcactgccagctgtgccagagtgaaccgagctgcaggcccagaggccggaggcccgagagccccctttgccccggaagaggcttgaccgagcgacaggcaccaggccccgccaaagccccctttgccccggaagaggcttgaccgagcgacaggcgccaggccccgccaagtagccaccgggagtgagctggtacatacctgagcgcccagccccggacaccaagaaccaccaacgcaccgacccCTGAAGGCATCagtcaccggcagggagtgtggtgaggggagataggcctccacactttggagggcctgggtgttgccagagaggtggagtctaagacccgacctgacatatagacacagacaaacaggcacacacagacacaaacatgctttcccaccctcatgcacacatatacaaacactcagcactcacccaacgtagggatagacatacatggacatgtacacacaatcatactccccaaacatactctataccccgggtccaggtaccctcacccccagagggggaaacggcacccagacccaagagatgtgaccctttcccccggggtggaggcaagcagaccgccccaggctccgcagcagcagggaggccaatcggacggccaacacctcctcccagtcccccgccccgatggccagCAGAGAACGCGGGTGTGTGAAGCAAACCTCCCTCCTctcgctcatgtgtagtgttgctgcgtgttgttctaaagtgcatttaaaacaagggagggcatggtgctgctgccagagagcagcaggtgttagcacggcccctcccgagaaccctcaatgtctacatggatttaaaattgagaggtgggcaccggcgccagaggtagggttgaatacacagaccattcactggacgccgttggcgtggtcaccctcaaggccctatatatatatatgtgtgtgttatgagagtgtgagtaatgtggatgtctaagttgtggaataaaattgaggcacaggtggccagaaggggacagaggggggggaatgcctcccctgcaccctggtgacacacctgcaccccaaGACCCTACTTGTGTGGGTGAGTGGGTtggagcaggaagagggaggcagccggggatggggaggagaagaagggaggggcaagatgcccctccctagggccaactcccccgctgaccccagtaggcacccccgtcctctggtacccaccaaggcaagggagcccaggcccatccagaccggggcctatggcagcagcaccgccaagccccacaggacccggggaagcccaccccaccccaccgcagaggaaactgtacccaccccaacattcaatcatctccaaactacacaagacaacagacacccaggttaagtttattctccacctctcctatgtctctcccccacctgcagagtggactcctgcaaggatggaacaacctccctgccagttgaagagccccccagttaggccgatgcaccagaggccccctgcgccagggctgagcccccgtgcacccacccgcccacaacctcggcgacacaccaacgaggaccgaagcccccaaggcccagccagagccccagcacggagacgaagcacccccg
It includes:
- the eci2 gene encoding enoyl-CoA delta isomerase 2, mitochondrial, with the protein product MAGVALRCSAVWRRVTLTSSVRSNIPSLKFHTTASPMMGVTVEQFEQAKSKLSTLKNDPGNEVKLKIYALFKQATQGPCNAPKPGMLDFVNKAKWDAWKSLGSISQDEARQKYCDLIGSLVEAETGSSAQVSAQPAGSGATYETLLVTKEDDITTIKLNRPAKKNAITTEMYKEIIAALEQAATDDSVITVVTGAGDFYCSGNDLTNFTKIPENGVEEMARRGADLLRKYVNAYIDFPKPLVAVVNGPAVGVSVTVLGLFDLVYATERATFHTPFSQLGQSAEGCSSYIFPKLMGAAKASEMLLFNKKLTAVQACELGLVTEVFPDSSFQSEVWTRLKAYAKLPRNSLALSKQLIRSVEKERLHAVNDAEVERLTERWTSDECFNAVMSFFQAKAKL